The genomic DNA CAGCCAAACTAATGAAAAAATCAGGTATCTGGGTAGAAATTACCACTCTGGCTATTCCCACTCTAAGTGATTCTGAAGAAACATTTAAAAAAATTGCCAAATTTATTTATGAAGAATTGGGCTCAGAAACTCCCTGGCATGTTACCCAATTTTCTGGAGCAATTTCCTGGAAACTGAGAGATATACCTAATACTCCAGTCGAAACTTTAAAAAAGGCTTACAAAATCGGCAAAGATGCAGGTTTAAAATATGTTTATACTGGCAATGTTCCTGGCCTTCCCTCAGAAGACACTTTTTGCCCAAAATGTAATGCCCTGGTAATCGATCGAACAAATTATATTATTCATCGCTACGACAAAAATAGTAAATGCCCCAAATGCGGTGGAGATTTAGATTTAATTTTAAAGTAATATGGCCTTAACTTTTGCCTCAATCTGTCCTCATCCACCAATAATTATTCCGACAATTGGAAGGCCAGTCGATTTGAAGTTGGTCTCAAAAACAATTGAAGGAATGGAAAAGTTGACTGAAAAATTTACAGAGGCCCGTCCTCTGACAATTTTGGTAATCTCTCCTCATGGCCCGGTTGATTCTGATAATTTCACAATCTCTAATTCCCCTACCCTGGTTGGACATTTTTATCATTTTGGCGATTTCGCTACCGAACTTATTTTCAAAAATGACCAAAATTTAATTGAAAAAATCGAAAAAGAGTCAAAAAACAAAAAAATTTCTCTAAAATCAGTAAATATCAAAGAAATCGACCACGGGGCTTTAGTGCCCCTTTATTATTTAACAAAAGGGCTTCCTAATGTAAAAGTAGTTCCCTTAACTTTTTCTTATTTGGATTTAGGAGCTCATTTTGAATTTGGAAAAATTCTCCAAAAAGTAGTTACCAGAGAACAGTTCTCTGGTAACTGTGGAATTATTGCCTCTGGTGATTTATCTCACAGATTAATGCCTAATGCCCCAGGTGGTTTTTCTCCTCGAGGAAAAGAATTCGATGAAAAATTAATTGAACTTTTGAAGAAAAAAGATGTGAGAGGAATTTTAAATATGCCCTCTGATTTAGTTGAAGAAGCTGGTGAATGTGGCTACCGCTCAATAATAATTTTGCTCGGCGCTCTAAACGGACTAGATTGGCAGCCAGAAATTCTATCTTATGAGGCTCCATTTGGAGTAGGATATTTAGTAGCTAATTTTAAATTATAATTCTCTAATCTTTTCGGCTATTTTCTCAACAACTGAGATTTCAGAAATTGGTGAATCTATTGTATCTGTAGCAATAAATTTTTCGACTTTTTTAGAAATAGTTTTAATGGCTTCTTCTTTTAAAACATGTAAAACGGCACAATAAATTCTTTTAGCTCCGGCTTTTTTTGCTATATCAATTGCCTTTAACGCTGTTGTACCTGAACTAACAATATCATCGACAATTATTAAATCCCTATTTTTAAAATCCAATCTACTCTTGAAAGTTATTTTCCCTGTTTTTAAATCTCGGTGTTTTTCAAAAACAAAATTTTTAGTTCCTAATATCTTGGAAATAACTTTTATTTCCTTAGTTATCCCAAAATCAGCCCCCACTACTATTGGATTTTTAAAATTAAGACTTTTAAAATATTGACCAATAACTCCAAATCCATTGATGTTATAAGCTGGCATTTTTGTCAAAGAAATTCTTTCTTTTCCCCTATTGGCGTGGCTAGAAACTGTAAAAAATCTGCTTGCTCCGGCTTTTCTTATCAATTCTAAAACATATTTTGCTGAAAAAGGCTCCCCTTTTCTGAAAGTTTTATCTTGTCTGGTATAAACAAAATAAGGCATTAAAACATCAATTTTTTTCACTCCAAGAGATTCTAAATTTTTTATTGTCAATAAGATTTCAATTAGATAACGATTCGGATCGATTGGCAATTTCATTCTCTCAGCAAGGATAACATGATTATTAACAAAAGGCTGGATTCTCGGACAGACTTCACCATCAGGAAAAATCCTTTTTTCAAAAAAGATAAATTTCACTTTAAGGCACTTCGCCAATTTTTTTGAAAAATTATCAGATCCTAAAATAATCATTTTAATTTTTATATAATAACAAAGTTATTGAATTATGAAAACAGAAGAAAAAATCTTAAAACAAGTTGAAATTCTCTTATCAAAAGAGCCAAGGCTGATAGAGATTAGCCAATTCAAAAAAATTATTTTTGCTGGTGATACTCATGGGGATTTAGAGATTTCTAAAAAGGTTATTTCAGATTATTTAAAACCAGAAAATATTATAGTTTTTCTGGGAGATTATGTTGACCGGGGGCCTTTTTCAAAAAAAACTTTAGATTTTTTGTTAGAAACAAAAGTTAAAAATCCAAATCAAATTTATTTGCTTCAAGGAAATCACGAAGGCCATCATATTTTAAAATTCTCTCCAGCTGATTTTTGGGAAAGATTAGATAAAAAGGAATATCAAAAATATTCTTCAGTAGTAGAAAAATTTCCCTTAGCAGTAATAACAAAAGATATCATTGCTTTGCACGGAGCCTTGCCAGATGTAAAGTCCATAAAAGAGATAAACCAGATAAAATTAGGAAGTGAGGAATGGCTTCAGATTACCTGGGGAGATTTTTCTGAGGTCAAAGGAGAATATTTAGGAAAGGATCCTTTTACCGGTCGTCCCCAATTTGGCAGAGATTATTTTTTAAAATTAATGAAAAGATTTAAGAAAAAAGTTTTAATTAGGTCCCATCAACCAGATACTCCTCAGTTTATATTTGATGATAGATGCCTAACCATTTTTACCTCCTCAGCTTATCCCCGAGAAAGAACCATTGCCATTTTAGATTTCAAAAAGACTACAACCCACCCACCACCCTCCCGCCCTCGGCGGGCCCCTATAAAAACTGCCAAAGATTTAGAAATCATAAAAATCTAATGTAACACAAATTCTACGATCGTAGAAAACGTGTGACGAAGGTGATTAGAAGAATTTGCTAAAATAATTCATCAAAAATTCGATACAAAGGTCGATTATTTATATTATTACTCCAAATAAAATCATTAAATGTAAAAATGGTGGAATATAAATGGCTTTCGCCAAAAATTAAAAGAACCCAAGCGATAGTAAAACCGATGCTAAGGATGCTTGAGAGAGAGGGAAAGAACCTCAGAGTTCTGGATGCAGGATGCGGAGATGGGACGGTTTCAGAAGTAATAGTGAGATCGGGATACCAGGTTTGGGGAATTGATACAAATCCAGAGGTGCTTAAAGAAGCTCAAAAAAGAGGAGTAAAAATTTTTGAAGGAGAGTTAGAGAAAGAGCTTCCTTTTGAAAATGAATCCTTTGATGCGGTTTGGTGTTTAAGAGTTCTTGAACATATTTACCATACTGAGCATTTCTTAAAAGAATGTCACCGAGTATTAAAACAAAAAGGGGAGTTGATTGTTACTGCCCAAAATATGACCTCTTTGACTAATCGGATAAGGATTCTTTTTGGAGCTTATCCCCTTTGGGTTGCTCCGAGTGAAAACTATCCCTATAAAAACCATTCTCGATTTGCTGACCATATGAGATGCTTTACTAAATCTACCCTTGAAGAAGTTTTAAAAAAAGCTGGTTTTAAGGTTGAGAGAATTACGGCTGATTTTATTTGTTTTAATCCTGGCCAATATAATTCTCCTCCCTGGTCAGGATTTTTGGGAAAAATTTGCCCCAGTTTGGGAAAAATTTGCCCCAGTTTGGGAGAAACTTTAATTGCTAAGGCAAGAAAAATATAGATGCTGAAAATTAAGGAAATTAAAACGAAATTGTTTGTTAAAAAATTATGAATCCACATATTTCTCTTGCTAAATTGGCGGTTGAAACTTATATCAAGGAAGGGAAAATAATTTCTCCGCCTGATGATTTGCCAGCAGAATTTTTTAAAAAAAAGGCAGGAACTTTTGTGACCATTGAGAAAAGTGGAGATTTAAGGGGTTGTATTGGGACTTATTTGCCTCTTCGGCAGAATATTGCTGAAGAAATAATCAAAAATGCCATTGCGGCAGCTACTGAAGATTATCGATTTGGGCTAATCAAAGAAGAAGAGCTTCTCCACCTCTCTTTTACTGTTTACATTTTAAATGAACCGGAATTGGTTAAAAATACTTCTGAGTTAGATTCAAAGAAATATGGAATAATTGTCAAAACCGTACCTATTACCAAGTCGAATGGTACTGATGTAGTTTTTAATGGTCATGTTCCTCACAAGAGCGGACTTTTACTTCCTGATTTAGATGGCGTGGATACTGTAGAAAAACAAATTTCTATTGCCTGCCAAAAAGGGGGAATTGATCCGAAATCTGAGAAAATTTTAATTTATAAATTTACAGTAGAGAAATATCAATAAATTGTAGTCAATAAAAAGAGCGGCTTTTGGGGCCGCTTAGATTGATATTTTTTTGGCCTTAGTCTATTCTTTTCTCGAATATCTCAATCCCCACTCATTCTCCTCCACTGTCAATGGCGTGCATATGTATGGCTGCTCTTAAGGCATATACTACAGCAGTTAAGGCTGAGTGAAACAAAATTCCCATTAGTGAGTAAAGAGGCCCGCCTAAGATAACCCCTATCAAGATGTATACATTGTAGATATTTCTTCTGCCAGCAATTCTCCTGAAAGCACGCTCGAACCTTCCATAAACATCCAAGCTTACGCCCATGGCTCTACTGAACTGGTCATAGCAAAACCTATAGAATGCAATGAATGTGATAGAAATGGCAGCAAATGTAATGGGTAGCAAGCCTTCACTTTGGCTTAAGAACAAGGCAAGTGCTACTAGCCATGAAAATTCGTACAACATATCAAATGGATGCTCCATAAGCCCAAGTTTTGTTGAGCACCAACGTATCCTAGCCAGCTTCCCATCTAAACCGTCCATGATGCCAACCGCAAACGTCAACAGCGCCCCGAGCCCTAGAAATCCAGAGAAGAAAAGGTACGTTGTAAACCAGGCAAGGATGTTTGTGGCAATGGTTAATCTATTAGGGGTTATGAACGACCAGTCAGATATGTAGTAGAGGATGGCGTTCTCTATCGGTCGATTAAAGTAATGGGCAACAAAATCTGAAGCGCCGCGCTTCTTCTGTGAATTTTCAATAATCAATCTCTTGGCACGGTCAAGATCCAGCTTGGTATCTATGTCCGCCCATAGATGCTTGCTTACATCAACTACTTGGGCATCTCCGTTCTGGCCCGCGATTCGAACGCAGTCCGCTAGCTCCGAAGCCCCTTCTTTCATGGCTTGTTTGGCGTACTCAAAAACCTTGGTTGAACAAAGGAAAAATCCAGTGTCAATGGCAACATTTGATTGGTTAATCTTTTTGCCTATGTCAAGGATTGTACCCCCTCGCTCAAGCACCTTGGTGTCTTCCCCTGATACTTTGTCGACGGCCAAAACAATGGTACTCTCAAACTTGCTATTGATGAGCCTTTTCAGGATTCCTGAGTCGAAGATGTGATCACCCATACAAAGTAGAAAATTCTGCTGGAAGAGTCCTTGTGCGACCAGAAGAGAATAGAGGTTGCCTTTCCGCCAGTGTTCAACATTTATATATCGAATTTGGAGACCTGCATAATTCTCGCCAATCTGTTGACGAACCATATCTGCTTTATACCCAACGGCTATCCATACATTTTTTATTCCCGCTTCCTTTAGGCCGTGAAGAACCCTTCCTATAAGAGGCATACCAGCAACTTGAAGGAGAGGTTTTGAGCGGGCATATTTTCTCAGTCTGCTCCCTTCTCCTGCAGCTAACACTAAGGCGGGAATTGAGTTGTTTTTCTTAACTCTTCTCATTCTGCTTTCTCCTCTTGTTTGTCAATGAACTATTTCTAATACAACAATAGCAAACAACCTTAAAAAAGTCAAGTATTTAGGAATTAAAAAGAGCGGCTCTTTGAGCCGCTTTCTTGTTTTTTGGTTTTGTCTTTTTCTTTCTGAAAATTCTCAAGTTTCACTTAGTGTTTAAAACATTTTTTCCCGGATCTTTCATCGCTTTCTCAACTATGTTAACGCTCGTTTAACGATTTCTCGGGCTACGATAATGCCTGAAACTGAAGCCTGAATCAGACCTCTAGTGACACCTGCACCGTCTCCGATTGCGAAGAGATTGCTAATTTTAGTTTCTAAGTGGTTGCTGAGCTCTAAGCGAGCGGTGTAAAACTTTACTTCGACGCCATATAAGAGGGTATCTTTAGAATTTAACCCTGGCGCAATGTGGTCTAATACTTGAAGCATCTCACGTATGTCAGCTAAGTAGCGATACGGCAGAACGAAACTAAGGTCACCTGGTGTGGCATTTTTGAGTGTGGGCACAACTAAACTGCGGTTAATTCTTGCTTCGGTACTACGTCTTCCAGCTTCTAAATCGCCTAGACGTTGAATAATTATGCCACCGCTTAAGAGGTTTGTGAGTCTGGCGATATATTTGCCGTAAGCGATTGGCTCGTGGAATGGCTCTGTAAACCTTGTGCTAACTAATATGGCAAAGTTTGTGTTCTCTGTTTTATGTTCAGTGTAGCCTTGCCCGTTGACTGTTATGATACCTTCGTATGATTCGGTTATGACTTCGCCTCTAGGACAGACACAGAATGTGCGTACGCGGTCGTCGAACGATTTAGAGAAATACACAAATTTAGGTTCGTACAAGACTTCGGTTAATTCATCCATGACCGAAGCTAAAACCTCGACTCGCACACCAATATCAACTGGGTTGTTAAGTGCTTTGAGACCAACTGTCTGGGCTTCGGTTGTGAGCCATTCGGCTCCGCTTCTGCCGGGCGCAACAATAACGTATTTGCTTCGAACCTTCTCACCTTTTATGGTTTCCACACCTTCAACCTTACCGTTCTCGACCAGTAGACGTTTAACTGCTCTACTTGTCTGGATTTTTACCCTCTCTTTTAAGTGACGGTGCATATTACGTAGGACCCGGGCGCATTGTTCTGTACCCATGTGGCGGATTTTTTGTTGTATGAGTTTGAATCCAACGAACGCGGCTTTGTGCTTGATTTCCTCTACTTTGTCTTGGTCTGTTCCATAAACATGTTCGGGTGCACCGAATTGACAGTAGATGCTGTCAACATAATCGATGTAGTTAGCTAATTCCTCTTTAGTTATGTAGTCGGTTAGCCAGCCGCCAACCTCGGTTGAGAGATCAAGTTTGCCGTCACTAAAGGCGCCAGCTCCTCCCCAGCCCTGCAATAGCGTGCAAGGGCTACAATTGACGCATTCGAGGCCTCGGCTAGCTGGACATTTGCGCTTTTCTAAGTCGGGTCCCTTATCAAGCATGAGGATTCTTAGCTGTGTGTTTTCGTTTTTAGTGAGTTCCAGCGCGGAGAATATACCAGCAGGGCCTGCACCTACAATGATGACATCATAAGGTTGAGACAAAACAAATTCCACCTCCTTGTCATTTTCTATTCCTCTTTTCTCTCTTTCTTTCTTTTACCTGTTTTTTTATCTCTTTTATCCTTTCCTGGATTACTCTCGGGTCATAGCTTTCTTTTTGGCTAAAGCGATTAGCTCTTTTCATCCCAACTATCACCTCACTCCACCTAATTTAAAACGAACCGTTTCTAATATAGCAAATAGTTCTAAAATGTCAATAATTTTACACTTTTTCTAACAAGTCCTGGCAAAACTCTCTCATCTTTTCAAGCTCTGCTATCCCCTCTTTTGTTGTTCTATATGCTTTCTTTCCCTTATATTTTTCTCTTCTAATATATCCTTGATTTCTAAGACGATATAACACTCTGGAGGTTAAGAATTTTCCGGGCAAAAATCCGAATTTTTCAAAAATTAATCTCCGAACCTCATCATTAGAGATTTCTTGCTCTTTACCTAAGATTAGAATATAAATCCAGAGATTATTTTCAGTATTTGATTTTTTAAATCTTTCGAAGGGTTCCATAGTGGTGATTCAAGTTTAGTCGCTCGCCCTCTCCAGTCTCCGACTGGCGCTCGGCCTTCGGCCTCGCTTCGGGCTCGCTCTTTAAAAACCCACGGTTTTTAATATTTTCCTACACGGGAGAACCGGAAGGTTCTCCCAGACGGGGCTTTCCGACTCAACCCGCTTCGCAGGCTTCGCGGAGAAGCCTCGCGTCTTGACCGACCCCTCTCCGATTTGGGTTATCTTTATTAAATTATTACCGTTCTCTTTTCTCTAAAATAAATTCTTCGACCATTTCTCTTGCTTTTTCATCAGTAAATTGTTGAGGGGGTGATTTCATAAAATAGGCTGAGGCTGAGATTAATGGTCCCCCTATTTCTCTATCCAAGGCTAATTTTGCTAATCTTATAGCATCAATTACGCAACCTGCCGAATTTGACGAATCTTCAACATTTAAACGAAGCTCAAGGCCCATGGGTATATCTCCAAATTGTCTTCCTTCTATTCTAATAAAAGCAATTTTTTTATCTTTTAACCAGGGAACATAGTCAGAAGGCCCAATATGTAAATTGTCATAACTTAATCTTTTTGAAAGCTGCGATTCAACACTTTCTGTTTTTGAAATTTTCTTTGATTTAAGCCTTTCCCGAGAAAGCATATTCAAGAAATCAGTGTTTCCACCTACATTTAATTGATAAGATTTATCTATTTTTACTCCCCTTTTAGAGCAAAGATGCGATAGGACCCGATGGACAATTGTTGCTCCAATTTGGCTTTTTATATCATCTCCAATAATTGGTAAGTTTTTCTTTTTAAATTTTTCTGCCCACTTAATATCGGAAGCAATAAAAACTGGCATACAATTAATAAAAGCGCAATTAGCTTTAAGGGCTTCTCTTGCATAGAATCTTGCTGCTTTTTCTGAACCGACTGGGACATAATTGATTAAAATTTCAGCCCCCGACCTTTTCAATTCTTTAGCTACATTTGTTGGTTTTTCCTTTTTGGGCACGAATATTTTTTCTTCGGGATAATCTTTTAAATGTTTAGCCACTCCATCTAAAATTGGACCCATTTTTACAATTAGTCTTAAATTTGGTATTTTAGAATAAAAGACCTTTGTACAATTTGGTTTGGCAAATATTGCTTCAGAGAGGTCTTTCCCAACCTTTCTTTTATCAATATCAAAAGCAGCCACCAGCCTTATATCAGAGACTTTGTATTTCCCAACAAGATTATGCATAAGACCAGGAATTAGTTTATCATCACTGGTAACGCCTTTGTAATGAAAAATACCCTGAATTAAAGCTGAGGCACAGTTCCCTATTCCTACAATAGCAATCTTAATATTTTTTCTCATACTATTATTATTTTACCGTGGTAAAATAGTATGTCAAGTGAAAAACTATGTTACCTTTTGAACGCCTTAAAAAATATAATACTAAAGGAAATCTCTGGATTTATATTCTTTCTTTTTTAAAAGAAAGAAAAATTTATGGCTGGGAGGTCCAGTCTTTAATTAAAAGAGAATTTAATTTTAAACCAGGCCTAATTACACCTTACCGGGTTCTTTATAGATTGGAAAAAAATGGCTTTGTAAAAAGTAAAATGAGAGAAAAAAGAAGAATTTATGAAATTACCGAGAAAGGGAAAGAAGAACTAAAAAAGGCAAAGATTTTTTATCAAGAACTTTTAAAGAAAATAAAATGATTAATCAAAAAATCGCTAAAATATTATATAAGATAGAAGAATTATTAACTATAAAGGGAGTGGCTTATAAACCAAAAGCTTACAGAAAAGCCGCTAAAGTTTTAGAAAGTTTGGAAAAAAATATTTCTGAGGTTTATCAAAAGGAAAAGATTAAAGGCCTTGTTAAGATTCCGGGTGTTGGTAAAAGTATTGCTAAAAAGATTGAGGAATATTTAAAAAAAGGAAAGATTAAGTATTATGAAAAACTCAAAGAGGAGACAGCTATAAGACAAATTGTTACTTATTATTTCGAAACTAAAGATGTAAACCTAGGGCAACTTAAGAGAGATGCCAAAAAAAGAAAAATAGTTTATTCCCGATATACCAGACCAGCAAAGCAACTTTTGGTTCTATCTGGTTCGGTTAAAAAAGCGAAGGAAGCAATTGATAAAGTAGCTGAATGGGCAAAATCAAGAGGGTTAGATTATGCTATTGAAACTGTTTTTAAAAAATGGTTAGAGTTAGATAGATTAAAACCAAAAGAAATTATTAAAAAACCTTATTATCGGGGGGATCCAATGGTATGGTCAGAAACCAGAAAAAAGTGGTATGTGATAGATCAAAGTGGCGATTGGTTAGAATTTGCTGGCAAGGAAAAAGATATAGAATGGAGAGTTATTAAATAATCCTTCGAATTAGAAATAAGAAAATGTTATCATATACCGATCTTAAAAAAGGAGTAAAAATTATTCTGGAAGGAGAGCCTTATGAAATTTTAGAGGCCAGACCCTCAAAGATTGCTCAACGCGAAGTCATTTTAAAAACAAAGGTTAAAAATCTTATTACAGGCTCTGTTTTTTCTAAAAATTTTCACCAAAGAGACACCCTTGAGGAGGCTGAGGTTTTGAAATTTGAGGCAAAATTTCTATATTCGCATCGAGATCGCTATTTTTTCTCTGAAAAGAATAATCCTTCAAAAAGATTTGATTTGGGCCTTGAGCAAATCGGGGATTCTTCTAAATTTTTAAAACCAGGGCAGATTGTTCAAGGTTTGATTTTTAAAGAAAAAATAATTAACATTTCCTTACCAATAAAGATTCAACTAAAAGTTACCCAAGCCCCACCAGGGATTAAAGGAGAAAGAGCTCAGGCCGGAACAAAACAGATCACCTTGGAAACTGGAGCTAAAATAAATGTCCCTATTTTTATTGAAGAGGAAGATATTATTGAAATAAATACTGAAACAGGTGAATATGTGAGGAGACTACAACCCGCCCACCACCCTCCCATCCAGCAAAGCCGGATGGGCCCCATTGAGAAAGAATAAAGAATAAATAATTTATCAAAAAAACTAGCCTAAGAGCTAGTTTTTAATTTTATTTCCTAATTAGGAGTTAG from Patescibacteria group bacterium includes the following:
- a CDS encoding PadR family transcriptional regulator, with translation MLPFERLKKYNTKGNLWIYILSFLKERKIYGWEVQSLIKREFNFKPGLITPYRVLYRLEKNGFVKSKMREKRRIYEITEKGKEELKKAKIFYQELLKKIK
- a CDS encoding elongation factor P gives rise to the protein MLSYTDLKKGVKIILEGEPYEILEARPSKIAQREVILKTKVKNLITGSVFSKNFHQRDTLEEAEVLKFEAKFLYSHRDRYFFSEKNNPSKRFDLGLEQIGDSSKFLKPGQIVQGLIFKEKIINISLPIKIQLKVTQAPPGIKGERAQAGTKQITLETGAKINVPIFIEEEDIIEINTETGEYVRRLQPAHHPPIQQSRMGPIEKE
- the prs gene encoding ribose-phosphate diphosphokinase codes for the protein MIILGSDNFSKKLAKCLKVKFIFFEKRIFPDGEVCPRIQPFVNNHVILAERMKLPIDPNRYLIEILLTIKNLESLGVKKIDVLMPYFVYTRQDKTFRKGEPFSAKYVLELIRKAGASRFFTVSSHANRGKERISLTKMPAYNINGFGVIGQYFKSLNFKNPIVVGADFGITKEIKVISKILGTKNFVFEKHRDLKTGKITFKSRLDFKNRDLIIVDDIVSSGTTALKAIDIAKKAGAKRIYCAVLHVLKEEAIKTISKKVEKFIATDTIDSPISEISVVEKIAEKIREL
- the amrA gene encoding AmmeMemoRadiSam system protein A, whose translation is MNPHISLAKLAVETYIKEGKIISPPDDLPAEFFKKKAGTFVTIEKSGDLRGCIGTYLPLRQNIAEEIIKNAIAAATEDYRFGLIKEEELLHLSFTVYILNEPELVKNTSELDSKKYGIIVKTVPITKSNGTDVVFNGHVPHKSGLLLPDLDGVDTVEKQISIACQKGGIDPKSEKILIYKFTVEKYQ
- a CDS encoding inositol-3-phosphate synthase, whose protein sequence is MRKNIKIAIVGIGNCASALIQGIFHYKGVTSDDKLIPGLMHNLVGKYKVSDIRLVAAFDIDKRKVGKDLSEAIFAKPNCTKVFYSKIPNLRLIVKMGPILDGVAKHLKDYPEEKIFVPKKEKPTNVAKELKRSGAEILINYVPVGSEKAARFYAREALKANCAFINCMPVFIASDIKWAEKFKKKNLPIIGDDIKSQIGATIVHRVLSHLCSKRGVKIDKSYQLNVGGNTDFLNMLSRERLKSKKISKTESVESQLSKRLSYDNLHIGPSDYVPWLKDKKIAFIRIEGRQFGDIPMGLELRLNVEDSSNSAGCVIDAIRLAKLALDREIGGPLISASAYFMKSPPQQFTDEKAREMVEEFILEKRER
- the amrB gene encoding AmmeMemoRadiSam system protein B, whose translation is MALTFASICPHPPIIIPTIGRPVDLKLVSKTIEGMEKLTEKFTEARPLTILVISPHGPVDSDNFTISNSPTLVGHFYHFGDFATELIFKNDQNLIEKIEKESKNKKISLKSVNIKEIDHGALVPLYYLTKGLPNVKVVPLTFSYLDLGAHFEFGKILQKVVTREQFSGNCGIIASGDLSHRLMPNAPGGFSPRGKEFDEKLIELLKKKDVRGILNMPSDLVEEAGECGYRSIIILLGALNGLDWQPEILSYEAPFGVGYLVANFKL
- a CDS encoding NAD(P)/FAD-dependent oxidoreductase, yielding MSQPYDVIIVGAGPAGIFSALELTKNENTQLRILMLDKGPDLEKRKCPASRGLECVNCSPCTLLQGWGGAGAFSDGKLDLSTEVGGWLTDYITKEELANYIDYVDSIYCQFGAPEHVYGTDQDKVEEIKHKAAFVGFKLIQQKIRHMGTEQCARVLRNMHRHLKERVKIQTSRAVKRLLVENGKVEGVETIKGEKVRSKYVIVAPGRSGAEWLTTEAQTVGLKALNNPVDIGVRVEVLASVMDELTEVLYEPKFVYFSKSFDDRVRTFCVCPRGEVITESYEGIITVNGQGYTEHKTENTNFAILVSTRFTEPFHEPIAYGKYIARLTNLLSGGIIIQRLGDLEAGRRSTEARINRSLVVPTLKNATPGDLSFVLPYRYLADIREMLQVLDHIAPGLNSKDTLLYGVEVKFYTARLELSNHLETKISNLFAIGDGAGVTRGLIQASVSGIIVAREIVKRALT
- a CDS encoding NTP transferase domain-containing protein, with amino-acid sequence MRRVKKNNSIPALVLAAGEGSRLRKYARSKPLLQVAGMPLIGRVLHGLKEAGIKNVWIAVGYKADMVRQQIGENYAGLQIRYINVEHWRKGNLYSLLVAQGLFQQNFLLCMGDHIFDSGILKRLINSKFESTIVLAVDKVSGEDTKVLERGGTILDIGKKINQSNVAIDTGFFLCSTKVFEYAKQAMKEGASELADCVRIAGQNGDAQVVDVSKHLWADIDTKLDLDRAKRLIIENSQKKRGASDFVAHYFNRPIENAILYYISDWSFITPNRLTIATNILAWFTTYLFFSGFLGLGALLTFAVGIMDGLDGKLARIRWCSTKLGLMEHPFDMLYEFSWLVALALFLSQSEGLLPITFAAISITFIAFYRFCYDQFSRAMGVSLDVYGRFERAFRRIAGRRNIYNVYILIGVILGGPLYSLMGILFHSALTAVVYALRAAIHMHAIDSGGE
- a CDS encoding class I SAM-dependent methyltransferase, with product MVEYKWLSPKIKRTQAIVKPMLRMLEREGKNLRVLDAGCGDGTVSEVIVRSGYQVWGIDTNPEVLKEAQKRGVKIFEGELEKELPFENESFDAVWCLRVLEHIYHTEHFLKECHRVLKQKGELIVTAQNMTSLTNRIRILFGAYPLWVAPSENYPYKNHSRFADHMRCFTKSTLEEVLKKAGFKVERITADFICFNPGQYNSPPWSGFLGKICPSLGKICPSLGETLIAKARKI
- a CDS encoding serine/threonine protein phosphatase is translated as MKTEEKILKQVEILLSKEPRLIEISQFKKIIFAGDTHGDLEISKKVISDYLKPENIIVFLGDYVDRGPFSKKTLDFLLETKVKNPNQIYLLQGNHEGHHILKFSPADFWERLDKKEYQKYSSVVEKFPLAVITKDIIALHGALPDVKSIKEINQIKLGSEEWLQITWGDFSEVKGEYLGKDPFTGRPQFGRDYFLKLMKRFKKKVLIRSHQPDTPQFIFDDRCLTIFTSSAYPRERTIAILDFKKTTTHPPPSRPRRAPIKTAKDLEIIKI